Proteins co-encoded in one Camelus bactrianus isolate YW-2024 breed Bactrian camel chromosome 6, ASM4877302v1, whole genome shotgun sequence genomic window:
- the RTL1 gene encoding retrotransposon-like protein 1: MIEPSEDSFETMMERKNPSSKQMESSEGSSNTTVETPGGGALEAVGLASGPAQEAEEELPIDLLQDMEEPSSGPHREIKDPPNDLLQDLEESLEGSHLEVGGPFGEAPGRMGEASVNPWGDQEEQDDDTDLAGSGEEEQPEEQTESSMAEIMSMVRSIISLHFRMQDLREQQRVAEEILTEGISAGQLPIPTKFSGDRREYHEFIVLCQLILQSYPRTFYSDRLRVGYIICHLSGMALEWARNLVQAGSPLINDFPAFLEAMSDMFEYRQAQRVAQEAMLSIRQGDRTAVQYINEFRGLVPTLGWPDEVLQAHLCQGLKEEIRHYLFRVPQPDSLESLIVLVLQIEEKLAERRAMLRLPPEARPRNLTWIDSPAPERWMVSSWLPREVHPTIDRDHLFLLLMVRVNPYHSVAVQALVDSGAGANLMDARFAQEHYVELYEKPCPQPAQPVGGSLVGDEPVWLHTEPLVCVHQDHQEALEFDVVPSPNFSVILGINWLRVHTPEVDWAKGRCTFHSPYCLKNCLRPPPPCSALGRHAVSPLPGLPPLYSDLADVFNPKEADDETSDQPSSDGSDDLSESEPSELQQAGDSDHSETFQECPSAAPWEPVGAGRQGARLRDEYWDPQDMLTSRQDYIQTIPELFDQLHGATWFTKLELRGTIVDESMNLHQAEDVWKAAFGLELQDMTSYQPFLICADPIIPQSVIHFILKDMLGYFVLSYGQDVLVYSMSQEEHLQHVRQVLVRFRYHHVYCSLDRSQFHQHTAEFLGFVLTPKGVQLNKSIVTTVTGYPVPGSKKSLRHLMEFALPYRHFVDRFAVITEPLLRQLLPDQPFHWGDEEQEAFKRLKQAFRKAPLLHHPKPQNPFYLEAGVTQKSLHASLIQVDDQTGKRVSCAFYSRNISPLEVESSQVEMKILPIRAAFLVWCRYLENTEKPIMVLLSAEDLASLNNDGLTVLLPGHWVFFFSHFNFDVMQRPGATGGRPRPPGRNRRQRAFQRHTATWPAMLFTTGGSPGDLSPESGEEENEGAPPQDKSNRQNLQQELLALIPADQILNSFLAHFSMAQIRAVILHFFRGLLFWKNTLAVAALLVLLQIRRPLALLPAPTLDVARPPPRRSLCLILDLSLITDSGLATAMVQLLTQMPLLVGANAIPAEELAQLFLDPDQWQHHALLPQTTRGLPFILWFWLMLCEFFGVRVIPGEGTRPRQNRPLELHVVEDEDVVLREALQDDLQRYRQCGLHDGLQDTSQDEQNDVQEALSPAPCIHTDMAITLRPCQHLPTDPDVLSLLSDTLLYMRSAQGQSILINRELVARTLSRFLTVIYIQVPPATSWASPPREEATLEELPSNVDDVDDTDDVDDMDDTDDVDDVDEEDDVDDEDDVDDVDDCDYDNGDEDSDFD; the protein is encoded by the coding sequence ATGATAGAACCCTCTGAAGACTCATTTGAGACGATGATGGAGCGTAAGAATCCATCATCAAAACAAATGGAGTCCTCCGAGGGCTCATCCAATACCACCGTGGAGACACCAGGCGGCGGAGCACTGGAGGCGGTGGGGCTGGCCAGCGGCCCCGCCCAGGAAGCGGAAGAAGAGCTGCCCATTGACCTCCTCCAAGACATGGAGGAGCCATCCAGTGGCCCACATAGGGAAATAAAGGATCCACCCAATGACCTACTCCAAGACCTGGAGGAGTCACTCGAGGGTTCACATCTGGAAGTGGGGGGTCCTTTTGGTGAGGCACCTGGTAGAATGGGAGAAGCATCAGTCAACCCATGGGGGGACCAGGAAGAGCAAGATGACGACACTGACCTGGCAGGGTCAGGAGAAGAGGAGCAGCCAGAGGAGCAGACGGAGAGCTCGATGGCGGAAATCATGTCCATGGTGAGGTCCATCATCTCTCTGCACTTCCGGATGCAGGACCTCCGAGAGCAGCAGAGGGTGGCGGAGGAGATCCTGACGGAGGGCATCAGCGCTGGCCAACTGCCAATCCCAACCAAGTTCTCGGGCGATCGCCGAGAATACCACGAATTCATCGTGCTCTGCCAACTGATCTTACAGAGCTACCCAAGAACGTTCTACAGCGACCGCCTGCGAGTGGGGTACATCATCTGCCATCTCTCAGGCATGGCCTTGGAATGGGCCAGAAACCTGGTGCAGGCGGGGAGCCCCCTGATCAACGACTTCCCGGCCTTCCTGGAGGCCATGTCAGATATGTTCGAGTACCGCCAGGCCCAGCGCGTGGCACAAGAGGCCATGCTGAGCATCAGGCAGGGGGACCGCACCGCCGTCCAATACATCAACGAGTTCCGCGGCCTGGTACCCACCTTGGGCTGGCCAGACGAGGTGCTGCAGGCCCACCTGTGTCAGGGGCTCAAGGAGGAGATCAGGCACTATCTGTTCCGCGTCCCTCAGCCAGATTCGCTGGAGAGCCTGATCGTGCTGGTCCTGCAAATAGAAGAGAAGCTGGCGGAGAGAAGGGCGATGCTGCGGCTGCCCCCGGAGGCCCGCCCGCGGAACCTGACCTGGATCGACTCACCTGCCCCGGAGAGGTGGATGGTGAGCAGCTGGCTGCCTCGTGAGGTCCACCCCACCATCGACCGCGACCACCTCTTCCTGCTGCTCATGGTCAGAGTCAACCCCTACCACAGCGTGGCGGTCCAGGCCCTGGTGGACTCGGGGGCGGGCGCCAACCTCATGGACGCGCGGTTCGCCCAAGAGCACTACGTGGAACTCTACGAGAAGCCCTGCCCACAGCCGGCCCAGCCCGTGGGCGGCTCACTGGTCGGCGACGAGCCTGTCTGGCTGCACACCGAGCCCCTGGTGTGTGTCCACCAGGACCACCAGGAGGCCCTCGAATTCGACGTCGTTCCTTCGCCCAACTTCTCTGTGATACTAGGCATCAACTGGCTCCGAGTCCACACCCCCGAGGTCGACTGGGCCAAAGGCCGCTGCACCTTCCACTCGCCCTACTGCCTGAAGAACTGCCTCCGCCCGCCCCCGCCGTGCTCCGCGCTGGGGAGACATGCCGTCAGCCCGCTGCCCGGCTTGCCGCCGCTCTACTCCGACCTGGCCGACGTGTTCAACCCGAAGGAAGCGGACGATGAGACTTCCGACCAGCCAAGCTCAGACGGATCCGATGATCTTTCTGAATCAGAGCCCTCTGAGCTTCAGCAGGCTGGAGACAGTGATCACAGCGAGACCTTTCAGGAGTGTCCATCCGCTGCGCCGTGGGAACCCGTGGGTGCCGGGAGGCAAGGAGCCAGGCTGCGGGATGAGTACTGGGACCCGCAGGACATGCTGACCAGCAGGCAGGACTACATACAGACGATTCCAGAGCTATTCGACCAGCTACACGGAGCCACGTGGTTCACGAAGCTGGAACTGCGTGGGACCATCGTGGACGAAAGCATGAACTTACACCAAGCAGAAGACGTGTGGAAAGCGGCATTCGGGCTGGAGCTCCAAGACATGACGAGCTATCAGCCCTTTCTGATCTGCGCAGACCCCATCATCCCCCAGAGCGTGATTCACTTCATCCTGAAGGACATGCTAGGTTACTTTGTGCTGTCCTACGGGCAGGACGTCCTGGTCTACTCAATGAGCCAGGAGGAGCACCTGCAGCACGTCCGCCAAGTCCTGGTCCGCTTCCGGTATCACCACGTGTACTGCTCCCTGGACAGGAGCCAGTTCCACCAACACACTGCCGAGTTCCTGGGGTTCGTCCTGACGCCCAAAGGGGTGCAACTAAACAAGAGTATTGTGACCACTGTCACGGGCTACCCTGTCCCTGGCTCTAAGAAGTCCCTGCGACACCTAATGGAATTCGCCTTGCCGTACCGGCACTTCGTGGACCGTTTCGCCGTCATCACAGAGCCGCTGCTGCGCCAGCTGCTGCCCGACCAACCGTTCCACTGGGGAGACGAGGAGCAGGAGGCCTTCAAGCGTCTGAAGCAGGCTTTCCGCAAGGcgcccctcctccaccaccccaaGCCCCAGAACCCGTTCTACTTGGAAGCAGGCGTCACCCAGAAGTCTCTGCACGCCTCCCTGATCCAAGTAGATGACCAAACCGGCAAGAGAGTCTCCTGCGCCTTCTACTCGCGCAACATCTCCCCTCTCGAGGTCGAGTCCTCGCAAGTGGAGATGAAGATCCTTCCGATTCGGGCTGCCTTCCTGGTGTGGTGCCGCTACCTGGAGAACACCGAGAAGCCCATCATGGTCCTTCTCAGCGCGGAGGACCTCGCCTCTCTGAACAACGACGGGCTCACCGTGCTTCTCCCCGGGCACTGGGTCTTCTTCTTCTCCCACTTCAACTTCGATGTCATGCAGCGGCCGGGAGCCACTGGCGGCCGCCCCCGGCCGCCCGGACGGAACCGCCGCCAGAGGGCTTTCCAGCGCCACACTGCCACGTGGCCAGCCATGCTTTTCACTACTGGAGGGTCCCCCGGGGACCTATCCCCAGAATCCGGGGAAGAAGAGAATGAAGGTGCGCCTCCCCAGGACAAGTCAAACAGGCAGAACCTCCAGCAAGAGCTTCTGGCTCTGATACCAGCGGACCAAATACTCAACAGCTTCCTTGCGCACTTCAGCATGGCCCAGATCAGGGCGGTCATCCTGCATTTCTTCCGAGGCCTCCTGTTCTGGAAGAACACCCTGGCCGTGGCCGCCCTCCTCGTGCTGCTGCAGATCAGGCGGCCCCTCGCACTGCTGCCCGCGCCCACCCTGGATGTGGCCCGGCCACCACCAAGGCGCTCCCTGTGCCTCATCCTGGACTTGTCCCTCATCACCGACAGCGGCCTCGCCACCGCCATGGTCCAGCTGCTCACCCAGATGCCCCTGCTCGTGGGCGCCAACGCCATCCCGGCCGAGGAGCTGGCCCAGCTTTTCCTGGACCCTGACCAGTGGCAGCACCACGCCCTGCTCCCCCAGACCACCCGGGGCCTGCCATTCATACTCTGGTTCTGGCTGATGCTATGTGAGTTCTTTGGGGTCAGGGTCATCCCCGGCGAGGGGACCCGCCCACGCCAGAACCGCCCCCTGGAGCTGCACGTCGTGGAGGATGAGGATGTCGTCTTGCGAGAAGCCCTGCAAGACGACCTGCAACGTTACCGTCAGTGTGGCCTGCATGACGGCCTGCAAGACACCTCGCAGGACGAGCAGAACGACGTGCAGGAGGCCCTGAGCCCCGCCCCGTGCATCCACACCGACATGGCCATCACCCTCCGGCCCTGCCAGCACCTCCCCACTGACCCTGACGTCCTCAGCCTCCTGAGCGACACCCTGCTCTACATGCGCAGCGCCCAAGGCCAGTCCATCCTTATCAACCGGGAGCTGGTGGCCAGGACCCTGAGCCGCTTCCTGACCGTCATCTACATCCAGGTCCCACCCGCCACCAGCTGGGCGAGCCCACCCAGGGAAGAAGCCACCCTGGAGGAGCTGCCCAGCAACGTGGACGACGTGGACGACACGGATGACGTGGACGACATGGACGACACAGATGACGTGGACGACGTGGACGAGGAGGACGATGTGGATGACGAGGACGACGTGGACGATGTGGATGACTGTGACTACGACAATGGTGACGAAGACTCGGACTTCGACTAA